Proteins found in one Triticum aestivum cultivar Chinese Spring chromosome 4D, IWGSC CS RefSeq v2.1, whole genome shotgun sequence genomic segment:
- the LOC123095543 gene encoding ABC transporter F family member 1 — MVSDASKKKAAQKKAAAAAKRGAKVPASSSSASSSASANKTGALAAVQLSDRTCTAVLTSHPLSRDIHIESLTLTFHGHDLLVDTELELNYGRRYGLLGLNGCGKSCLLKAIGCRELPIPEHMDIYHLSHEIEASDMSALGAVISCDEERVKLEKEAEVLAAQDDGGGAALERVYERLEAIDASTAEKRAAEILFGLGFNKQMQAKKTRDFSGGWRMRIALARALFMNPTILLLDEPTNHLDLEACVWLEETLKKFDRILVVISHSQDFLNGVCTNIIHMQNRKLKLYTGNFDQYVQTRSELEENQMKQYRWEQDQIASMKEYIARFGHGSAKLARQAQSKEKTLAKMERGGLTEKVARDRILTFRFANVGKLPPPVLQFVEVTFGYTPDNLIYKKLDFGVDLDSRVALVGPNGAGKSTLLKLMTGELVPLDGMVRRHNHLRIAQFHQHLAEKLDLDLSALQYMLNEYPGNEEERMRAAIGRFGLSGKAQVMPMRNLSDGQRSRVIFAWLAWREPQMLLLDEPTNHLDIETIDSLAEALKEWDGGLVLVSHDFRLINQVAQEIWVCEKQAVTRWEGDIMEFKEHLKSKSGGMSED, encoded by the exons ATGGTGTCGGACGCCAGCAAGAAGAAGGCGGCGCAGAAGAAGGCCGCCGCAGCCGCAAAGAGGGGCGCCAAggtgcccgcctcctcctcctccgcatcaTCTTCCGCCTCCGCCAACAAGACGGGGGCCCTCGCCGCCGTCCAGCTGTCGGACCGCACCTGCACCGCCGTCCTCACCTCCCACCCGCTCTCCCGCGACATACAC ATAGAGTCTCTCACTTTAACATTCCACGGCCACGATCTACTTGTAGACACTGAGCTGGAGCTCAACTACGGCAGGCGCTATGGTTTGCTTGGTCTGAATGGCTGCGGCAAGTCCTGCCTTCTCAAAGCAATAGGGTGCAGGGAGCTTCCTATCCCAGAGCACATGGACATATACCACCTCAGCCATGAGATCGAGGCTTCAGACATGTCTGCACTTGGAGCTGTCATTAGCTGTGATGAAGAAAGGGTCAAGCTCGAAAAAGAAGCTGAAGTTTTGGCTGCTCAA GATGATGGCGGCGGTGCAGCTTTGGAGCGCGTATATGAGCGGCTAGAAGCAATTGATGCATCCACCGCTGAAAAGCGTGCTGCTGAGATTTTGTTTGGCTTAGGCTTTAACAAGCAGATGCAGGCCAAGAAAACTAGGGACTTTTCTGGCGGCTGGCGCATGAGGATTGCTTTGGCAAGAGCTCTCTTCATGAATCCAACCATCCTTTTGCTCGATGAGCCTACCAATCATCTCG ATCTTGAGGCATGCGTGTGGCTGGAAGAAACGCTGAAGAAATTTGACCGTATACTTGTTGTGATATCACACTCCCAAGACTTCCTGAATGGAGTATGTACCAACATCATCCACATGCAGAACAGGAAGCTGAAGCTGTACACTGGGAATTTCGACCAGTATGTGCAAACGCGGTCTGAGCTGGAGGAGAACCAGATGAAGCAGTACAGGTGGGAGCAGGACCAGATCGCGTCGATGAAGGAGTACATCGCACGCTTCGGGCACGGGTCCGCCAAGCTGGCACGGCAGGCCCAGAGCAAGGAGAAGACTCTGGCCAAGATGGAGCGTGGCGGGCTGACGGAGAAGGTGGCGAGGGACAGGATCCTGACGTTCCGGTTCGCCAACGTGGGCAAGCTCCCGCCGCCGGTGCTGCAGTTTGTGGAGGTGACGTTCGGGTACACGCCGGACAACCTGATCTACAAGAAGCTGGACTTTGGCGTGGACCTGGACTCACGGGTTGCGCTGGTGGGGCCGAACGGGGCTGGGAAGAGCACGCTGCTGAAGCTGATGACGGGGGAGCTGGTGCCGCTGGACGGGATGGTGCGTCGGCACAACCACCTGCGTATCGCGCAGTTCCACCAGCACCTGGCGGAGAAGCTGGACCTGGACCTGTCTGCGCTGCAGTACATGCTGAACGAGTACCCGGGCAACGAGGAGGAGCGGATGCGGGCGGCCATCGGGCGGTTCGGGCTGTCGGGCAAGGCGCAGGTGATGCCGATGCGCAACCTGTCGGACGGGCAGCGGAGCCGGGTGATCTTCGCGTGGCTGGCGTGGCGTGAGCCGCAGATGCTGCTGCTGGACGAGCCGACGAACCACCTGGACATTGAGACGATCGACTCGCTGGCGGAGGCGCTGAAGGAGTGGGACGGCGGGCTGGTGCTGGTGAGCCATGACTTCAGGCTGATCAACCAGGTGGCGCAGGAGATCTGGGTGTGCGAGAAGCAGGCGGTGACGAGGTGGGAGGGCGACATCATGGAGTTCAAGGAGCACCTGAAGAGCAAGTCGGGCGGCATGTCGGAGGACTGA
- the LOC123095540 gene encoding probable serine/threonine-protein kinase PBL7, whose protein sequence is MGILCCFQSGADKLLDHGHGGGGGGGPAAVPASTTKKPPPRDAPTVTVRPPNLLRRDDDHQEEGGARSSSNNNNLATLVDEIVAESATHQHNRRVADEILGMNKEEAAVTARAFTFAELSEASGGFLVESMLGEGGFGPVYRGRLRDGTEVAVKQLDRNGLQGTREFLVEVLMLSLLKHPHLVTLIGYCADASHRMLVYEFMPQGSLEDHLLDLPPSSPGLDWAMRMRIAQGAARGLEYLHDASRRPGPPVIYRDFKASNILLDGCFRAHLSDFGLAKVGPVGDKTHVSTRVMGTYGYCAPEYALTGKLTTMSDVYSFGVVFLEIITGRRVIDTSRPRDEHNLVQWAAPRFKSKKRFREMADPLLRGAYPTKGLYQALAISAMCLQEDATMRPSIADVVMALDYLTGVAKPSPTPTPQQQSPSPSPSPTPTPQQQSPPKEEDDATD, encoded by the exons atggGCATCTTGTGTTGCTTCCAGTCCGGCGCCGACAAGCTCCTGGATCATggtcatggtggtggtggtggtggtggtccggCGGCCGTACCTGCTTCCACAACCAAGAAGCCGCCTCCCCGAGACGCTCCAACCGTCACCGTCCGTCCCCCTAATCTTCTGCGACGAGATGATGATCATCAAGAGGAGGGGGGCGcccgcagcagcagcaacaacaacaaccttGCCACCCTCGTCGATGAGATTGTTGCAGAATCAG CGACGCACCAGCACAACCGGCGGGTGGCTGACGAGATCCTGGGGATGAacaaggaggaggcggcggtgacGGCGCGCGCATTCACATTCGCCGAGCTCTCGGAGGCCAGCGGCGGGTTCCTGGTGGAGTCGATGCTGGGCGAGGGCGGGTTCGGGCCCGTGTACCGCGGGCGGCTGAGGGACGGCACGGAGGTGGCGGTGAAGCAGCTGGACCGCAACGGGCTGCAGGGCACGCGCGAGTTCCTGGTGGAGGTGCTCATGCTCAGCCTCCTCAAGCACCCCCACCTCGTCACCCTCATCGGCTACTGCGCCGACGCCAGCCACCGCATGCTCGTCTACGAGTTCATGCCCCAAGGCTCCCTCGAGGACCACCTCCTGGACCTGCCGCCCTCCTCCCCGGGCCTCGACTGGGCCATGCGCATGCGCATCGCGCAGGGCGCCGCCCGGGGCCTCGAGTACCTCCACGACGCctcccgccgccccggcccgcccgtcATCTACCGCGACTTCAAGGCCTCCAACATCCTCCTCGACGGCTGCTTCCGCGCGCACCTCTCCGACTTTGGCCTCGCCAAGGTCGGCCCCGTCGGCGACAAGACCCATGTGTCCACCAGGGTCATGGGCACCTACGGCTACTGCGCCCCCGAGTACGCGCTCACCGGGAAGCTCACCACCATGTCCGACGTCTATAGCTTCGGCGTCGTCTTCCTCGAGATCATCACGGGGCGGCGCGTCATCGACACGTCCAGGCCCCGTGATGAGCACAACCTTGTGCAGTGGGCGGCGCCGCGCTTCAAGAGCAAGAAGCGCTTCAGGGAGATGGCCGACCCGCTCCTCCGCGGCGCATACCCCACCAAGGGGCTCTACCAGGCGCTCGCCATCTCCGCCATGTGCCTCCAGGAGGATGCCACCATGCGCCCCTCCATCGCCGACGTTGTCATGGCGCTCGACTACCTCACCGGCGTCGCCAAGCCTTCCCCTACCCCTACCCCTCAACAACAGTCGCCTTCCCCTAGCCCTAGCCCTACCCCTACCCCTCAACAACAGTCGCCGCCCAAGGAGGAGGATGATGCCACTGACTAG
- the LOC123095542 gene encoding uncharacterized protein: MSPAAWTRTRKLLLGLPLLAGRGRGSRSAGDGRSSYSAGAAGETSQKKKKRSTAVRKVVSIGAISLAGGVALSAINDLAIFHGCTSKAIDKASENPEVVQAIGVPIVRGPWYDASVVLGHRRRSVSCTFPVTGPRGSGVFQIEAIRNGEDGVLSFLRHHDWEILAMDARLELQLELPSDDGGQGQQPVVMNLNLMSSTAAADDDDNCKISGTGGGEEIS; the protein is encoded by the exons ATGTCGCCGGCGGCGTGGACGAGGACGAGGAAGCTCCTCCTTGGCCTTCCCCTGCTcgcaggaagaggaagaggaagcagaTCCGCTGGAGATGGCCG CTCCTCCTACTCGGCCGGTGCCGCCGGAGAGAcgagccagaagaagaagaagaggtcgaCGGCAGTCCGGAAGGTGGTGAGTATCGGGGCCATCAGCCTGGCCGGGGGAGTCGCCCTGAGTGCCATCAACGACCTCGCCATCTTCCACGGATGCACCAG CAAGGCGATCGACAAGGCTAGCGAGAACCCAGAGGTCGTACAGGCGATCGGGGTGCCTATAGTTAGAGGCCCATGGTACGATGCATCTGTCGTTTTGGGTCATCGGCGGCGATCCGTGTCATGCACGTTCCCTGTCACCGGCCCACGGGGTTCAGGAGTGTTTCAGATCGAGGCCATCCGGAACGGAG AGGATGGTGTGCTTTCCTTTCTGCGCCACCACGACTGGGAGATACTGGCCATGGATGCTCGCCTGGAACTGCAGCTGGAACTACCTTCAGATGATGGCGGTCAGGGTCAGCAACCAGTCGTGATGAACCTAAACCTGATGAGCAgcactgctgctgctgatgacGACGACAACTGTAAGATTAGTGGTACTGGTGGTGGTGAGGAAATCAGTTGA